Proteins from a single region of Candidatus Hydrogenedentota bacterium:
- a CDS encoding efflux RND transporter periplasmic adaptor subunit: MADTRAKKLGTKIVGWLIALAVLAAPVVYYFQREPVVNVTATVLKKGHVEQTITAMASGTVKPKIDSMVAASTIGKIIKKHVKEGDRVKEGDVLLELDHAELDAQVALAEANLRVGQSRLEQVKIAATIYEEIARTRVVQAEAQLDVAKADFDRVKALSDRQAVSQSDFDKVGLMYRVAKETDVAARAAEKETLVRREEIKSAESLIEQLQAALRLATEMRDKAYVRAPFSGVVAKVFVDLGEVVGSGLGAGLGGAMGGLGGASAGGAGMAGGATTSGAASGLSVGSPTALVQLVDDSEFYVKSPFDEANAMEIKVGQKARVSFDAYRGEDFIGVVDFISPTISRNIDLSRTLDIDVHLEGGQGKLLAGMSADVIIIAQEKDDVLFVPAEALIREEEAYVIENGRAIKRKVEVGIGNWLSREVLGGLKEGETVITSVGLKELKDGVKVRVVESLD, translated from the coding sequence ATGGCGGACACACGAGCAAAGAAACTGGGAACTAAAATCGTTGGCTGGTTGATTGCCTTGGCCGTACTGGCCGCGCCGGTGGTGTACTACTTTCAGCGCGAGCCGGTCGTGAACGTCACCGCGACGGTCCTGAAAAAGGGGCATGTCGAACAGACAATCACCGCCATGGCGTCCGGCACGGTCAAGCCGAAGATTGATTCGATGGTCGCGGCCAGCACCATCGGAAAGATTATCAAAAAGCACGTGAAGGAAGGCGACCGGGTCAAGGAAGGCGACGTGCTGCTGGAACTCGATCACGCCGAACTGGACGCCCAGGTGGCTTTGGCCGAGGCCAATCTCCGAGTGGGCCAGTCGCGCCTTGAACAGGTCAAGATCGCCGCCACCATCTACGAGGAAATCGCGCGGACCCGTGTGGTCCAGGCGGAAGCGCAACTCGATGTGGCCAAGGCGGACTTCGATCGTGTCAAAGCCCTGTCGGACCGGCAGGCCGTGTCGCAAAGCGATTTCGACAAGGTCGGCCTCATGTACCGCGTGGCCAAGGAAACGGACGTCGCCGCAAGGGCCGCGGAAAAAGAAACGCTGGTGCGCCGGGAAGAAATCAAATCGGCCGAATCCCTGATCGAACAGTTGCAGGCGGCTCTCCGGTTGGCCACGGAAATGCGGGACAAAGCCTATGTGCGGGCGCCCTTTTCCGGCGTGGTGGCGAAAGTTTTCGTTGACCTCGGCGAAGTGGTCGGGAGTGGGCTTGGCGCCGGTTTGGGCGGTGCGATGGGCGGATTGGGCGGGGCGAGCGCCGGCGGCGCGGGCATGGCGGGCGGCGCCACGACGAGCGGCGCCGCTTCCGGCTTGTCGGTTGGTTCGCCGACGGCGCTGGTCCAATTGGTGGACGATTCGGAATTTTACGTCAAATCGCCTTTCGACGAAGCCAACGCCATGGAAATCAAAGTCGGCCAAAAGGCGCGTGTCAGCTTCGATGCCTATCGTGGAGAAGATTTCATCGGCGTGGTGGATTTCATTTCCCCGACGATTAGCCGCAACATTGATTTGAGCCGCACCCTCGATATAGACGTCCATCTTGAAGGCGGCCAGGGCAAACTGCTTGCGGGCATGTCCGCGGACGTCATCATCATTGCCCAGGAAAAAGACGACGTGCTGTTCGTGCCCGCCGAGGCTCTTATCCGTGAAGAGGAAGCCTATGTCATTGAAAACGGGCGTGCGATCAAGCGAAAAGTGGAGGTGGGAATCGGAAACTGGCTGTCGCGCGAAGTGCTGGGCGGATTGAAGGAGGGGGAAACGGTCATCACGTCCGTCGGCCTGAAAGAATTGAAGGATGGCGTCAAGGTGCGCGTGGTGGAATCGCTGGACTAA
- a CDS encoding ABC transporter permease, whose amino-acid sequence MSLVECILTALRSLSQNKVRSFLTTLGVIIGVMSVILLVALGEAAQKYVENEFAGMGSNIILISPGKQETTSSMIVVNAGSFRKLTTENAKEIKRKAFGIRGVSGNVLGTAQLRYGNLERNCIMLGVMEDFADIRQLHMQQGRFITAQDIEKNMKVCIIGQDVKKAIFGDKPALHERISINRMKHVIVGIMERKGMMMGINLDDIVLVPLPSGQEMFYGGENTLFEIIASARSPEDIKPAVESIRRILTAAHDYNEDFTVNDQDGLLGAFGKIFDMLRFMLAGIAAISLVVGGIGIMNIMLVSVRERIREVGVRKAVGAKRRDIGLQFLIEAVTLSVLGGSVGIGIAWFGTLILRLMYPSLPVFISMWSVMTAFVFSFTVGVFFGVYPAVKASGVDPVEALRYE is encoded by the coding sequence ATGAGTCTCGTCGAGTGCATATTGACCGCCCTGCGCAGCCTTTCGCAAAACAAGGTGCGCTCTTTTTTGACGACTTTGGGCGTTATCATTGGGGTCATGTCGGTCATTCTGCTCGTGGCGCTCGGCGAGGCCGCGCAAAAATACGTTGAAAACGAATTTGCCGGAATGGGCAGCAACATCATACTCATCTCGCCCGGCAAGCAGGAGACCACGTCAAGCATGATTGTGGTCAACGCGGGCAGTTTCCGAAAGTTGACGACGGAAAACGCGAAGGAAATCAAGCGCAAGGCGTTTGGCATCAGGGGGGTATCCGGCAATGTCCTGGGCACGGCCCAACTGCGTTACGGCAATCTCGAACGGAATTGCATCATGCTGGGCGTGATGGAGGACTTCGCCGACATCCGCCAGTTGCACATGCAGCAGGGCCGCTTCATCACGGCGCAGGACATCGAAAAAAACATGAAGGTCTGCATCATCGGACAGGATGTCAAGAAGGCTATCTTCGGCGACAAGCCGGCCTTGCACGAGCGGATCTCCATCAATCGCATGAAACATGTGATTGTCGGCATCATGGAACGCAAAGGCATGATGATGGGCATCAACCTTGACGATATCGTGCTGGTGCCGCTGCCCAGCGGCCAGGAAATGTTCTACGGCGGTGAAAACACCCTGTTCGAAATCATCGCGTCCGCGCGCAGCCCGGAAGACATCAAGCCCGCGGTGGAATCCATCCGCCGGATTCTCACGGCGGCGCACGATTACAACGAGGATTTCACCGTCAACGATCAGGACGGTCTGCTGGGCGCGTTCGGCAAGATATTCGACATGCTACGGTTCATGCTGGCCGGCATTGCGGCGATATCGTTGGTCGTCGGCGGTATCGGGATCATGAACATTATGCTTGTGTCCGTGCGTGAACGCATTCGCGAGGTCGGTGTTCGCAAGGCGGTCGGCGCGAAACGACGCGACATTGGATTGCAGTTTCTGATCGAAGCCGTAACCTTGAGCGTGCTGGGCGGATCCGTCGGCATCGGCATCGCATGGTTCGGCACCCTGATCCTACGGTTGATGTATCCCTCCCTTCCGGTATTCATCTCGATGTGGTCTGTCATGACGGCATTCGTGTTTAGTTTTACCGTCGGCGTGTTTTTCGGGGTATATCCGGCCGTGAAGGCCTCCGGCGTGGATCCCGTCGAAGCCCTGCGTTATGAATAG